The Halarsenatibacter silvermanii genome has a window encoding:
- a CDS encoding phage tail tape measure protein, with the protein MDESKRDMNGLSNAAEANRRKMRNWGLAITGAAVAVIGATTKVAGDFEEKMAEVHTLLGPESEGRIKELEENVKDMSIATGKSLDDLSGGLYQVISAFGESADSAAILETNAKAAAAGMATTTDSINLTSAITKAYGDTSAEAVEDVADLAFQTVRLGYENGPVAEQSAA; encoded by the coding sequence ATGGACGAGAGCAAGCGGGACATGAACGGTCTTTCGAACGCGGCCGAGGCCAACAGAAGAAAAATGCGCAACTGGGGGCTTGCCATAACAGGAGCCGCGGTGGCTGTAATAGGGGCTACGACTAAAGTCGCCGGGGATTTCGAAGAAAAAATGGCTGAGGTCCATACGCTTTTAGGGCCGGAATCGGAAGGTCGGATTAAGGAGTTAGAGGAAAATGTAAAGGATATGTCGATCGCTACCGGCAAAAGCCTGGATGATTTATCCGGCGGTCTGTATCAAGTTATCTCAGCTTTTGGTGAAAGCGCGGATTCGGCCGCTATTTTGGAAACAAATGCTAAAGCCGCGGCGGCGGGTATGGCTACAACCACGGATTCGATTAACCTTACTTCCGCTATAACAAAAGCGTACGGCGATACCTCTGCCGAGGCGGTGGAAGATGTCGCGGACTTAGCCTTCCAGACGGTAAGATTGGGTTATGAAAATGGCCCGGTCGCAGAGCAATCTGCGGCATAA
- a CDS encoding phage tail tape measure protein, with product MQTTFPELANSMGRVAPMAATLGMETEELFGAMATLTGVTGDANEVSTQLRGILNGMLKPTDDLREAMSDLGYQSGEQMIETYGLVGSLQKLYESTGGNNEALGSMFGNVRALTGILPLVGDQADDFAKKTDAMRESTGSMNEAFEIQQETLNATIDRIKALGTVIMVDVGNKFLPVIQKVLEGFESLSPAMRGVVTTGLALAAGLGLIIGPLLIIGSKVAAVAVALGGLGAKFSGLAALLKTGLIPVIKVGLIAALKALAVALGVLIGPVGVIMAVVAAFIIFREEIISAVKFAVEAVAVAVDFWADKFSEIPEFLSETLDGFKRFGRDLISLFAELIADSLRWGRDLISNFTEGVQARINYALEAFVDMGLAFGQYFADLFEQAKEWGFNLITNIRDGILERVYAVIEAIEGLGDNISDYFSDLRERAVGWGCDIMRGVAEGLRNMATAPIRAAKNAAGRIKDAFAGAVGINSPSRVFEGYGQNIVEGLEEGLSGIKPVARSLEGSIEKTLGDIEPAAKIMAGGVLPAADLSGLNTGPAVGDDISQVINMDVQYIVPDEATAKSANNDLMRKLKERGYGGAFR from the coding sequence TTGCAAACAACATTTCCAGAATTAGCCAATTCTATGGGACGGGTGGCTCCTATGGCCGCTACCCTGGGAATGGAAACAGAAGAACTTTTCGGGGCTATGGCGACTTTAACCGGTGTAACCGGGGACGCGAATGAGGTATCCACCCAGCTTAGGGGTATTTTGAACGGTATGCTGAAACCGACCGACGATTTACGGGAGGCTATGAGTGATCTGGGATACCAATCCGGGGAGCAGATGATTGAAACCTACGGGCTGGTAGGAAGTCTGCAAAAACTTTACGAATCGACCGGCGGCAATAACGAGGCTTTAGGGAGTATGTTCGGCAATGTGCGAGCGCTTACGGGTATTTTGCCCCTGGTGGGCGATCAGGCTGACGATTTTGCCAAGAAAACCGACGCTATGCGCGAAAGTACCGGGTCCATGAACGAGGCTTTTGAAATACAGCAGGAAACTTTGAACGCTACAATTGACAGAATTAAGGCTTTAGGAACGGTTATTATGGTCGATGTCGGCAATAAATTTCTGCCGGTGATCCAGAAAGTACTGGAAGGGTTTGAAAGTTTATCACCGGCCATGCGCGGTGTTGTCACTACCGGCCTTGCTTTAGCCGCTGGTCTGGGACTTATAATAGGACCGCTTTTGATAATAGGATCTAAAGTGGCGGCTGTGGCCGTCGCCCTCGGAGGGTTGGGTGCTAAATTCAGCGGACTGGCCGCGCTTTTAAAAACAGGGCTTATACCGGTTATTAAAGTGGGGTTAATAGCGGCTTTAAAGGCTTTAGCGGTGGCTTTAGGGGTTCTTATAGGACCGGTAGGAGTTATTATGGCGGTAGTGGCCGCCTTTATTATTTTTAGGGAGGAGATAATCAGCGCGGTTAAATTTGCCGTCGAGGCTGTGGCTGTCGCGGTGGATTTCTGGGCCGATAAATTCTCCGAGATACCGGAGTTTTTAAGCGAAACCCTGGACGGGTTTAAAAGGTTCGGGCGGGATTTAATTTCGCTTTTTGCCGAGCTTATCGCGGACTCTTTAAGGTGGGGCCGCGATTTAATTTCAAACTTCACCGAGGGGGTACAGGCGCGAATAAACTACGCGCTGGAGGCTTTTGTCGATATGGGTCTGGCCTTCGGGCAATACTTCGCTGATTTGTTTGAGCAGGCAAAAGAATGGGGCTTTAATTTAATAACCAATATTAGAGATGGAATTTTAGAAAGGGTTTACGCTGTAATCGAGGCGATAGAAGGTCTGGGCGATAATATATCCGATTATTTTTCCGATCTGCGAGAAAGAGCCGTCGGCTGGGGCTGTGATATAATGCGCGGCGTGGCAGAAGGTCTTAGAAATATGGCAACGGCTCCTATAAGGGCCGCTAAAAACGCAGCGGGCAGGATAAAAGACGCCTTCGCCGGGGCGGTGGGAATCAACTCTCCCAGCCGGGTTTTTGAAGGGTACGGCCAGAATATAGTCGAGGGGTTAGAAGAAGGTTTAAGTGGTATCAAGCCGGTGGCCCGGTCTTTAGAAGGCAGTATCGAAAAAACTCTCGGCGATATTGAGCCGGCGGCCAAAATAATGGCGGGAGGAGTTTTACCCGCGGCGGATTTAAGCGGGCTTAATACGGGTCCGGCCGTGGGCGATGATATAAGCCAGGTTATCAATATGGATGTGCAGTATATCGTGCCGGACGAGGCGACTGCTAAA